Proteins co-encoded in one Ziziphus jujuba cultivar Dongzao chromosome 9, ASM3175591v1 genomic window:
- the LOC107425771 gene encoding large ribosomal subunit protein eL14z, with protein sequence MPFKRYVEIGRVALVNYGKDYGRLVVIVDVIDQNRALVDAPDIVRTQMNFKRLSLTDIKIDINRVPKKKTLVQAMEAADVKNKWESSSWGRKLIVQKRRASLTDFDRFKLMLAKIKRGGIIRQELAKLKKGSAA encoded by the exons ATG CCGTTCAAGAGGTATGTGGAGATCGGACGAGTTGCTCTCGTAAACTACGGAAAAGATTATGGGAGGCTTGTTGTTATCGTCGACGTTATCGATCAAAATAgg GCTCTTGTTGATGCCCCTGATATTGTAAGGACCCAAATGAACTTCAAAAGGCTTTCTCTCACAGATATCAAAATTGATATCAACAGGGTTCCTAAGAAGAAAACTCTGGTTCAGGCCATGGAGGCAGCTG ATGTGAAGAACAAATGGGAGAGCAGTTCCTGGGGCAGAAAGCTGATTGTGCAAAAAAGAAGAGCTTCGCTGACCGACTTCGACAGGTTTAAGCTCATGCTGGCAAAGATAAAG AGGGGTGGAATCATCAGGCAGGAGCTGGCAAAGCTCAAAAAGGGGAGTGCAGCATGA